GAGTCGGGACGTGAATACCGCTTCACGTTGATCGAAGGCAGCCAGAGCAAACCCATCCAGATCAAGGGTTGACGGTCGCCGTACCGTCCTTGACGCCACAGGTATCCACTATGTTCAAGACACTGGCATGCCCTCTCGCCGTCGCCGCGCTGACCTTGCCCTGGGCCCCGGCCTGGGGCGCGGTCGAGCGGGAAACCTTCGAGCTCTACGTGACCATCCCCACGGTCGAGTTCTTTGTGTTGCCGCTCGACCCGCAGTTGGTCCAGCGCGAACAGCGCTTGCCCTTCAACACGATCATCAATGACCTCAGTCCGCTGCGCGCGACCTACGAGGTGAAAAATACCAACGGTTCCATCGACGCCCGCCTCGGGGAGGAGGCGTATCTGTCCAACGGCCGCGAACGCATCGACCTGCGGGTGAGGTTCAACGGCGTCGAATTGACCTTGGATTCGGCCCAGGTGGTATCGGCCAGCGAGGCCCGGCCAGGACGCCAGGTCCCGTTGGAAATCGCCGCCATCCGGCCCGATGACGACTACAAGCCCGGCGATTACTACGGCACGGTACACATGGTGTTCGATGCCGTTGCGCCTTAAGGCTTGGTCTTTGTTTCTATCAACCATCAACAGGTAACGACATGTACAAAACAAT
This genomic interval from Pseudomonas alvandae contains the following:
- a CDS encoding CS1 type fimbrial major subunit — its product is MFKTLACPLAVAALTLPWAPAWGAVERETFELYVTIPTVEFFVLPLDPQLVQREQRLPFNTIINDLSPLRATYEVKNTNGSIDARLGEEAYLSNGRERIDLRVRFNGVELTLDSAQVVSASEARPGRQVPLEIAAIRPDDDYKPGDYYGTVHMVFDAVAP